From Flavobacteriales bacterium, one genomic window encodes:
- a CDS encoding transposase: protein GVRKHWGIENKVHWVLDVAFNEDLSRKRTGHAAENYSTINRIALNLLKKDDAKIGVKAKRKMAGWDNEYLRKVMKN, encoded by the coding sequence TAGGAGTTAGAAAGCATTGGGGAATTGAAAATAAAGTTCATTGGGTGCTCGATGTTGCTTTTAATGAGGATTTAAGTAGAAAAAGAACGGGGCATGCCGCAGAAAATTATTCGACAATTAACAGGATAGCACTGAACTTGCTAAAGAAGGATGACGCAAAGATTGGGGTTAAGGCAAAAAGAAAAATGGCAGGTTGGGATAACGAGTATTTACGTAAGGTTATGAAAAATTAG
- a CDS encoding tetratricopeptide repeat protein, with amino-acid sequence MIRAIIGTALTLCILSFNLFPDQAFGQKTEVFQSENYKFNEAKVLFDHKKYVVAQKGFEKAIKSYGENNNSLQKQEAEYYEALCAYELFNRDAEQLLLEFLNSHPENPKVEKVRFIMGCLKYRTRKFKDAIAWFSKVDVLKLNNEEIAEYHFKKGYSYFKQRDHENAKASFFEIKNADTKYTPLAIYYYGHLSYIAKKYETALIEFKKLTTDKHFKKIVPYYITQIYYLQEKFDDVLTYAPRLLDTSKPKRSADISRLIADSYYKSGDYKNAAPYFEKFLKLTNKITRQDYYQLGFAYYKNAHYKEAIVNFKKLVYEKDSLTQFSHYHMAACYIKLDNKKFARNSFSACTKLKFDDKIREDALFNFAKLSYEHKYNPFQEAISAFQDFIEQYPKSTKVTKAYEYMVSAYLTTNNYKLALQSLEKVKQEVRDKDIKLQQAYQMLAYNRGIDLYNNNELKKSIVHFEKALIYPLDKSINLRAHFWKAEAHFALERYEECISEYEVFYKVPGAASSDEFVKAHYNQGYAFFQKKDYASAILRLRQFTKKADTNNRQIISDAYLRIGDSYFIAKDGHNAIDYYNLALHFGIQDEAYTVFQKSMALGILRKFDEKIALLESMIGKYEKSIWIDDVKFQLASSLMIMNKTEEAQSYFEKVVAEYPTSSYVKKSLLKIAVIDFNNNKDDEAIKLYKQIAADYPETPEAKIAFDGIEKIYIANSNIDGWMTYLKNIGKDVPPSRLDSATYHAAENGYIEGDCEKAILDFGNYLSGFPSGVFMLQAQFYRSECFVRRSELVKALTGYTYVLSRGRTKFYEKALRRSADINMELKYFNEAKDQYIRLESISEYPENVLAAVIGQMRINFKLKEYTTAIEKARVLLSAENVDDKLVEECHFVIAKSAFALEDLVTAIIEFKHVTTKFKTEKGAEAQYHVAYIQYLQNELDSAEASITELVYQVPSYDFWISKGMILLAEIYAKKDDAFQAKHILQSIIEKSQDSVLVSTAEIRLLEIVEAEEQARIAKEKELEENREKTEMVIDESDEQEQEDVIKPEKDKDGEKEKGKEKEKNKEKVEDEKEKVEEENSEENNGKDEE; translated from the coding sequence ATGATTCGTGCTATTATCGGAACAGCCCTTACGCTGTGTATTCTTTCGTTTAATCTTTTTCCAGATCAAGCCTTTGGTCAGAAAACTGAAGTGTTTCAAAGCGAGAATTATAAATTCAACGAAGCCAAAGTCCTTTTCGATCATAAAAAGTATGTGGTTGCTCAAAAAGGTTTTGAAAAAGCAATTAAGTCATACGGCGAGAATAATAATTCGCTTCAAAAACAAGAAGCTGAATATTATGAAGCATTGTGTGCTTACGAATTGTTTAATCGTGATGCCGAACAATTATTATTGGAGTTTTTAAATAGTCACCCCGAGAATCCTAAAGTTGAAAAGGTTCGGTTTATAATGGGATGCCTTAAATACCGTACTCGGAAATTTAAAGATGCAATTGCATGGTTTAGTAAGGTTGATGTTTTAAAGCTAAACAATGAAGAGATAGCAGAATACCATTTCAAAAAAGGGTACAGCTATTTCAAACAAAGAGATCATGAAAATGCGAAGGCGTCTTTCTTCGAAATTAAAAATGCCGATACCAAATACACACCGCTTGCCATTTATTATTACGGCCACCTTTCTTATATAGCCAAGAAGTATGAGACTGCGTTAATTGAATTTAAAAAATTAACCACGGATAAGCACTTCAAGAAAATTGTACCTTATTACATCACTCAAATTTATTACCTCCAAGAAAAATTTGATGACGTGCTTACTTATGCACCTAGGTTGCTTGATACATCGAAACCTAAAAGGTCGGCAGATATTTCGCGTTTAATCGCCGATTCGTATTATAAATCGGGAGATTATAAAAACGCAGCGCCTTATTTTGAGAAGTTTTTAAAGCTTACCAATAAAATAACTCGACAAGATTATTATCAATTGGGTTTTGCTTATTATAAAAATGCTCATTATAAAGAGGCCATCGTAAACTTTAAGAAATTGGTTTACGAAAAAGACAGTCTTACTCAGTTTAGTCATTACCATATGGCTGCTTGTTATATAAAATTAGATAACAAGAAGTTTGCTAGAAACTCTTTTAGTGCCTGTACTAAATTAAAATTTGATGATAAAATAAGGGAAGACGCCCTCTTTAACTTTGCGAAATTGTCGTACGAGCACAAATACAATCCTTTTCAAGAGGCGATATCTGCATTTCAAGACTTTATCGAACAATATCCTAAATCTACAAAGGTTACCAAGGCATACGAGTATATGGTTAGTGCTTATTTAACAACAAATAATTATAAGCTCGCATTACAATCATTAGAAAAAGTAAAGCAAGAAGTTAGAGATAAGGATATTAAACTTCAACAAGCCTATCAAATGTTGGCCTACAATAGAGGGATCGATCTTTATAATAACAATGAACTAAAAAAGTCGATTGTTCATTTTGAAAAGGCGCTCATATATCCGTTAGATAAATCGATTAACCTGAGAGCTCATTTTTGGAAAGCTGAAGCGCATTTTGCATTGGAGAGATATGAGGAGTGTATTAGCGAATACGAAGTGTTTTATAAAGTACCTGGTGCTGCCAGTTCTGACGAGTTTGTAAAAGCACATTACAACCAGGGTTATGCTTTCTTTCAGAAAAAAGATTACGCTTCGGCAATTTTAAGACTACGACAATTCACAAAGAAAGCAGATACGAACAACAGGCAGATTATTTCTGATGCTTATTTAAGGATAGGAGATAGCTATTTTATTGCTAAGGATGGACACAATGCAATTGATTACTATAATCTGGCATTACATTTTGGGATACAAGATGAAGCATATACTGTGTTTCAGAAATCGATGGCTCTTGGCATCCTAAGGAAATTTGATGAGAAAATAGCTTTGTTAGAATCGATGATAGGTAAATATGAAAAATCTATTTGGATTGATGATGTTAAATTTCAACTGGCGAGCAGCCTAATGATCATGAATAAAACAGAAGAGGCTCAATCGTATTTTGAAAAGGTTGTAGCGGAATACCCTACTAGTAGCTATGTGAAAAAGTCGTTGCTGAAAATAGCTGTAATCGATTTTAACAATAATAAAGACGACGAAGCAATTAAATTATATAAGCAAATAGCAGCTGATTATCCGGAAACGCCAGAAGCGAAGATTGCATTTGACGGAATTGAAAAGATCTATATAGCCAATAGTAATATTGATGGCTGGATGACTTATTTGAAAAACATAGGTAAAGACGTGCCTCCGTCAAGACTTGATTCTGCAACATATCATGCAGCAGAGAATGGATACATTGAAGGGGATTGTGAAAAGGCAATATTAGATTTTGGTAATTATCTATCGGGTTTCCCATCTGGTGTATTTATGTTGCAAGCTCAGTTTTATCGATCTGAATGCTTCGTGAGAAGGAGTGAGCTTGTAAAGGCATTAACAGGTTATACTTATGTTTTAAGTAGAGGGCGCACCAAGTTTTATGAAAAGGCATTGCGACGAAGCGCAGATATTAATATGGAATTGAAATACTTTAATGAAGCAAAAGATCAATACATCAGATTAGAGTCGATATCAGAATATCCAGAAAATGTACTAGCTGCTGTAATTGGCCAGATGCGGATAAACTTTAAATTGAAGGAGTACACCACTGCAATCGAAAAAGCGAGGGTTCTTTTAAGTGCCGAAAACGTAGATGATAAATTGGTTGAAGAATGCCATTTTGTAATTGCTAAATCGGCTTTTGCTTTAGAGGATCTTGTTACAGCAATTATCGAATTCAAACATGTAACGACTAAGTTTAAAACAGAAAAGGGTGCCGAAGCACAATACCATGTGGCATATATTCAGTATTTGCAAAACGAATTGGATTCTGCGGAAGCTTCTATAACAGAATTGGTATATCAAGTTCCTTCTTATGATTTCTGGATTTCGAAGGGGATGATATTGTTAGCAGAAATCTATGCAAAAAAAGACGACGCTTTTCAAGCTAAGCACATTTTACAAAGTATAATTGAAAAGTCACAGGATTCTGTATTGGTTTCGACAGCAGAAATTAGATTGTTAGAAATTGTTGAAGCAGAAGAACAAGCACGAATAGCAAAAGAGAAAGAGCTAGAGGAGAATAGAGAGAAAACAGAAATGGTAATCGATGAATCTGATGAGCAGGAACAAGAAGACGTAATCAAACCTGAAAAAGACAAGGACGGAGAAAAAGAGAAGGGTAAAGAAAAAGAGAAGAACAAAGAAAAGGTAGAGGACGAAAAAGAAAAAGTAGAAGAGGAGAATAGCGAAGAGAACAATGGTAAAGATGAAGAGTAA
- a CDS encoding TonB-dependent receptor translates to MKSNFAYILLLLLLVSMSDVLLAQEKAKDKDGIGNENVIIVVDYEAIITDAQKFNDYPSITDSLKTIVNLKYDFLNKKKDIKVKVMPIQAARIGGAGPVAKLYNGFVQLAGGNHASVFLDASYASVRDKNYSVGSKLHHFSSNGKDFNQFSNSNVEVFGKKFINKKHTLSGGLAYSMDGYDYYKSRNFEMLGLDVDLNQRYNQFGGNVGFKTFHEDSAKLNLGVNIEYINFSSLLTNNLNKSLENIIDFDAYMVTPVTSSATGKVSIGLKSYGYKSEGDTSVNTIVNVDAVAVLTHDNMRMELGGRFFVVSHQGDAANIKVYPKVNFSYNIVDNIFIPYVGIAGSVKRAGYKGSVDNNPFVSPNLDLRNSEELFGYIGFKGTLSSSISYDVQGSWKKTNTRALFVQDTTDNAFNYFNLVYDTVTTLSAKLELGYEISNKLKMSQKTIYNSYQMDNLKAAWHLPVWDVSLMLEYKLKDKFKALIEVYMLDGLIGRDFDLGQEIPLEMDAFADFNLGVEYNYSSRLSAFLRLNNLSSKKYNRWYGYPRFGFNVLGGFSFSF, encoded by the coding sequence ATGAAGAGTAACTTTGCATACATATTGCTGTTATTGTTATTGGTATCAATGTCTGATGTGCTATTGGCGCAGGAAAAGGCAAAAGATAAAGATGGGATAGGCAATGAAAATGTTATTATAGTGGTGGATTATGAAGCTATTATAACCGACGCCCAAAAATTCAATGATTATCCGTCGATAACGGATTCTTTGAAAACAATCGTAAACTTGAAATATGACTTCTTGAATAAGAAGAAAGATATTAAGGTAAAAGTAATGCCTATTCAAGCTGCAAGAATAGGAGGAGCTGGCCCCGTGGCGAAATTGTACAATGGTTTCGTACAACTTGCAGGAGGAAATCATGCCAGTGTGTTTTTGGATGCGAGTTATGCCAGTGTAAGAGATAAAAACTATTCGGTTGGTTCTAAATTGCATCATTTCTCTAGTAACGGCAAAGACTTTAATCAATTCAGTAATTCTAATGTAGAAGTATTTGGTAAAAAATTCATCAATAAAAAACATACCCTAAGTGGAGGGTTGGCTTATTCGATGGATGGATATGATTATTACAAGTCTAGGAATTTTGAAATGTTAGGGCTTGACGTTGATTTGAATCAACGATACAATCAATTTGGTGGTAATGTAGGTTTTAAAACGTTTCATGAAGATTCGGCTAAGTTAAACTTAGGTGTGAATATTGAATACATCAACTTTAGCAGCCTTTTAACAAATAACCTTAATAAATCTCTAGAAAATATAATTGATTTTGATGCTTACATGGTTACTCCAGTAACTTCGTCTGCAACCGGGAAAGTTTCGATAGGATTGAAATCGTATGGTTATAAATCGGAAGGAGATACTTCTGTTAATACAATTGTAAATGTAGATGCTGTTGCTGTGCTTACGCATGATAACATGAGAATGGAATTGGGAGGTAGGTTTTTTGTTGTGAGTCATCAAGGGGATGCTGCAAATATTAAAGTTTACCCGAAAGTGAATTTTAGTTACAACATTGTCGACAACATATTTATTCCTTATGTAGGCATTGCCGGTTCTGTTAAAAGAGCTGGTTATAAAGGGTCTGTTGATAATAATCCATTTGTATCACCAAATTTGGATTTAAGAAACTCCGAAGAGTTATTTGGATACATAGGGTTTAAGGGCACGTTAAGCTCAAGTATATCTTACGATGTACAAGGTTCTTGGAAAAAAACGAATACGAGAGCATTGTTTGTTCAAGATACTACGGATAACGCTTTCAACTATTTTAATTTGGTGTACGATACGGTTACCACATTATCCGCAAAGCTTGAATTGGGTTATGAAATTTCTAATAAATTGAAAATGTCTCAAAAAACAATTTACAACAGCTATCAGATGGATAATTTAAAGGCTGCTTGGCATTTACCGGTTTGGGATGTGTCTTTGATGTTGGAATATAAACTGAAAGACAAATTTAAGGCGCTTATAGAGGTTTATATGCTTGATGGGTTAATTGGTCGTGATTTTGATTTAGGTCAAGAGATACCACTCGAAATGGACGCTTTTGCTGATTTTAACTTAGGTGTCGAGTATAATTATTCTTCACGCCTTTCGGCTTTCTTACGACTGAATAACCTTTCTTCCAAGAAATACAATAGGTGGTATGGCTACCCTCGATTTGGTTTCAATGTACTAGGTGGATTCTCCTTCTCTTTTTAG
- the gyrB gene encoding DNA topoisomerase (ATP-hydrolyzing) subunit B encodes MSDSTSKSGDNADYSADSIQVLEGLEAVRKRPAMYIGDVGVKGLHHLVYEVVDNSIDEALAGHCDHIEVFINVDNSITVKDNGRGIPTDMHAKEGRSALEVVMTVLHAGGKFDKDSYKVSGGLHGVGVSCVNALSIDMNVTVHRGGKVFEQNYKTGKPQEDVKEIGTTGKTGTHVTFMPDDTIFDKVEYQFDTLAARLRELGYLNKGITLILTDLRRKDDEGNDITTTFYSEAGLPEFVSFLDATRESLIEDVIWMSGEKNGIPVEVAMQYNNTYSENLHSYVNNINTQEGGTHLAGFRRALTRTLKNYADKSGMLSKLKIEIGGDDFREGLTAIISVKVAEPQFEGQTKTKLGNSEVSGAVDQAVSEMLNNYLEEHPNEAKVIVQKIIIAATARNAAKKAREMVQRKSVLTGSGLPGKLSDCSEKDPSLCELYLVEGDSAGGTAKQGRDRRTQAILPLRGKILNVEKAMPHKIYESEEIKNIFTALGVSIGTEEDSKALNLAKLRYHKIIIMCDADVDGSHISTLIMTFFFRYMRDLIENGYVYIATPPLYSVKKGKELQYCWNDAQRDEMVMKMSKGSTKEGGGVHIQRYKGLGEMTAEQLWYTTMDPEARTLRQVTIDSGSEADRIFSMLMGDEVPPRREFIEQNAKYANIDA; translated from the coding sequence ATGAGTGATTCAACTAGTAAATCAGGTGATAATGCTGATTATTCAGCAGACAGTATACAAGTATTAGAAGGTCTAGAAGCAGTTAGAAAAAGACCTGCCATGTACATTGGCGATGTTGGAGTGAAAGGACTTCACCATTTGGTGTACGAAGTTGTAGATAACTCTATTGATGAGGCGCTTGCAGGACACTGTGACCATATTGAAGTTTTTATTAATGTGGACAACTCAATTACCGTTAAGGATAATGGTAGAGGGATTCCTACCGATATGCATGCTAAAGAAGGAAGATCTGCCTTAGAGGTGGTAATGACTGTTCTTCACGCAGGTGGTAAATTCGATAAAGACAGTTATAAAGTTTCTGGTGGATTACACGGGGTTGGTGTTTCTTGCGTGAATGCACTATCGATTGATATGAACGTTACAGTTCATAGAGGAGGAAAAGTATTTGAACAAAATTACAAGACTGGAAAGCCACAGGAGGATGTGAAAGAAATTGGTACTACAGGCAAGACTGGTACTCATGTTACTTTTATGCCAGATGATACAATTTTTGATAAAGTAGAGTATCAATTTGATACGCTTGCTGCAAGACTTCGTGAACTTGGTTACTTGAACAAAGGGATTACTTTAATTCTTACAGATTTAAGAAGAAAAGACGATGAAGGGAATGATATTACCACTACATTTTATTCGGAAGCAGGATTACCAGAATTTGTTTCTTTTTTAGATGCAACGCGTGAATCGTTAATAGAAGACGTAATCTGGATGTCGGGTGAGAAAAATGGGATTCCTGTTGAAGTTGCGATGCAATACAATAACACGTATAGTGAAAACCTGCATTCGTATGTAAATAACATCAATACACAGGAAGGTGGTACGCATTTAGCTGGTTTTAGAAGAGCATTAACCCGAACGTTAAAAAACTATGCGGATAAATCGGGTATGCTTAGTAAACTGAAAATCGAGATTGGTGGTGATGACTTTAGAGAAGGGTTAACTGCAATTATTTCGGTTAAAGTTGCAGAGCCTCAATTTGAAGGTCAAACCAAAACTAAATTGGGTAATTCAGAGGTGTCTGGAGCTGTTGATCAAGCGGTAAGTGAAATGCTTAATAATTACCTTGAAGAGCATCCAAATGAAGCTAAGGTGATAGTTCAGAAAATTATCATTGCTGCTACTGCAAGAAATGCTGCTAAGAAAGCTAGAGAGATGGTGCAGCGTAAAAGCGTACTTACGGGTTCTGGTTTACCAGGAAAGCTTTCTGATTGCTCTGAAAAAGATCCTTCGTTATGTGAGTTGTACCTTGTTGAGGGAGATTCGGCAGGTGGAACTGCAAAACAGGGTAGAGACAGAAGAACTCAAGCTATTTTACCGCTAAGAGGTAAGATTTTGAATGTGGAGAAAGCAATGCCACACAAAATTTATGAGAGCGAAGAGATTAAAAATATATTTACTGCTTTAGGTGTTTCCATCGGAACCGAGGAAGATAGTAAGGCTTTGAATCTCGCAAAATTGAGATATCACAAAATCATCATCATGTGTGATGCCGATGTTGATGGTAGTCACATCTCTACATTAATTATGACTTTCTTTTTCCGTTACATGAGAGACTTAATTGAAAATGGATATGTATACATTGCTACTCCGCCTTTATATTCGGTGAAGAAAGGTAAAGAGCTACAGTATTGCTGGAATGATGCTCAGCGTGACGAAATGGTTATGAAAATGTCTAAAGGCTCTACAAAAGAGGGGGGAGGTGTTCATATTCAACGTTACAAAGGTCTTGGTGAGATGACTGCAGAGCAATTGTGGTATACAACTATGGATCCTGAAGCAAGAACATTAAGACAAGTTACAATCGACAGTGGTTCTGAGGCAGATAGAATCTTCTCTATGCTTATGGGAGATGAAGTGCCACCAAGAAGAGAGTTTATTGAACAAAACGCCAAATACGCAAATATCGACGCATAA
- a CDS encoding Lrp/AsnC family transcriptional regulator: MKKLDTIDLRILDLLQMDARITNKELSAKLSLSTTPVFERVKKLERFGYIKDYVALIDRNKLDKKIVTYISVSLKEHRRDFAWEFAKQVITFNEVMECYVISGRSDYLIKVIVEDMTEFRDFMENKVAGIENVGKVETAFVTAEIKATTAIPLSGWMDAEMFEKSKGVDYDFFNLEINPL; this comes from the coding sequence ATGAAGAAGTTAGATACGATCGATCTCAGAATCCTAGATTTATTGCAAATGGATGCGAGGATTACAAATAAGGAGCTTTCAGCAAAGCTTAGCTTATCTACAACTCCTGTTTTTGAGAGAGTGAAAAAGTTAGAGCGATTTGGTTACATCAAGGATTATGTTGCTTTAATTGATAGAAATAAACTAGATAAGAAAATAGTAACCTATATCTCTGTTTCGTTAAAGGAACATCGGCGAGATTTTGCATGGGAATTTGCTAAGCAAGTAATCACTTTTAATGAGGTGATGGAGTGTTATGTGATTTCTGGAAGATCTGATTACTTAATTAAGGTAATCGTTGAGGACATGACAGAATTTAGAGACTTTATGGAAAATAAAGTAGCAGGTATTGAGAATGTTGGAAAGGTAGAAACTGCTTTTGTAACAGCAGAAATTAAAGCTACAACAGCAATTCCTCTTAGTGGTTGGATGGACGCTGAAATGTTCGAAAAATCGAAAGGTGTTGATTATGATTTCTTTAATTTGGAGATAAATCCATTATAA